One Halalkalicoccus tibetensis genomic region harbors:
- a CDS encoding asparagine synthase-related protein, protein MNTTLRNESDVSAFLSYRYLPGKLELSERVVKAAHSDPTRGSRVELIERGADALRKTISTIVAECSNDVRHVVPLSGGLDSRNILAAILDNVPRERILGITFGIPGTFDWELGARVARAAGVDHRHIDVRPGEFDWSRERLISSAEDCGWPTKLFRNMDSLKGGFEQHELTENCVYWHGFLGGVVSGGRLPDTESETWERAQNVFVGDNYYFPDLAAPGYDPKEHVADEPALPRDVLNYDEQLDIGLRQRYYIGPDLFGRDEMAMPFHREPFLSFMLNLPREYRVDDPIYPEIGERVAPELYQVPTENTWGLSPDAPKTRVRMRIIRDMIETRVLSVLGWPRPSKHASHFDWNRELRRSDPLQELVEPALVSLKRRNIVPWLSPTEMYREHRAGKGDHGGHIQMLTSLEMIVQASEP, encoded by the coding sequence ATGAACACAACACTGCGGAACGAATCAGACGTTAGCGCGTTCTTGAGTTATCGCTACCTGCCGGGTAAACTCGAACTCAGCGAGCGCGTTGTCAAAGCGGCCCATAGCGACCCCACCCGCGGGTCGAGGGTCGAACTCATTGAACGTGGGGCCGACGCTCTCCGCAAGACCATCAGTACAATCGTCGCTGAGTGCAGCAATGACGTAAGACACGTTGTCCCGCTCAGTGGTGGGCTCGACTCGCGAAATATCCTTGCGGCTATTCTCGATAACGTCCCACGCGAGCGCATCCTCGGTATTACATTTGGTATCCCCGGCACGTTTGACTGGGAACTCGGCGCAAGGGTTGCCCGAGCAGCCGGCGTTGATCACCGCCACATTGATGTACGACCCGGTGAGTTTGACTGGAGCCGCGAGCGGCTCATCTCATCCGCCGAGGACTGTGGGTGGCCGACCAAACTTTTCAGAAATATGGACTCTCTTAAGGGCGGATTCGAACAGCACGAGCTGACCGAGAACTGTGTCTATTGGCATGGCTTTCTCGGTGGCGTCGTCTCTGGCGGGCGACTCCCCGATACTGAATCCGAAACGTGGGAACGCGCACAAAATGTGTTCGTCGGTGATAACTACTACTTCCCCGACCTTGCTGCACCAGGCTACGATCCTAAAGAGCACGTCGCCGACGAACCTGCACTCCCCAGAGACGTGCTCAACTACGACGAGCAACTCGATATCGGGCTTCGACAGCGCTACTATATCGGCCCTGACTTGTTCGGCCGTGATGAGATGGCGATGCCGTTCCATCGCGAACCGTTCCTCTCATTTATGCTCAACCTCCCACGAGAGTACCGCGTCGACGACCCGATCTATCCCGAGATTGGCGAGCGCGTCGCTCCCGAACTCTACCAGGTGCCAACCGAGAACACATGGGGGTTGTCGCCAGACGCCCCGAAAACCCGTGTCAGGATGCGCATTATTAGGGACATGATCGAGACCCGCGTACTATCAGTGCTCGGCTGGCCGCGCCCCTCGAAGCATGCTTCGCACTTTGACTGGAATCGGGAACTGCGACGCTCCGACCCCCTCCAAGAGCTTGTCGAGCCTGCACTCGTCTCGCTCAAACGTCGGAATATTGTCCCGTGGCTCTCACCGACAGAGATGTATCGCGAGCACCGGGCTGGCAAGGGTGACCATGGTGGCCACATCCAAATGCTCACATCACTCGAGATGATTGTGCAGGCGAGTGAGCCGTAA
- a CDS encoding alpha/beta hydrolase fold domain-containing protein gives MIDGPNGSIPIRNYDPDSTTEDSQSALLFFHGGGWVVGDLETHDLVAHALANAADCLVVTVDYHRTPETPFPVPLEDCYAID, from the coding sequence GTGATCGACGGACCGAACGGATCAATCCCAATCCGAAACTACGATCCCGATAGTACTACCGAGGATTCCCAATCTGCACTTCTCTTCTTCCATGGTGGAGGCTGGGTTGTCGGTGACCTCGAGACCCACGACCTCGTTGCACACGCACTAGCAAACGCCGCCGACTGTCTCGTTGTCACCGTCGACTACCATCGTACACCCGAAACGCCGTTCCCCGTGCCCCTTGAGGACTGCTACGCTATCGACTGA